The following are from one region of the Capsicum annuum cultivar UCD-10X-F1 chromosome 1, UCD10Xv1.1, whole genome shotgun sequence genome:
- the LOC107840742 gene encoding protein WHAT'S THIS FACTOR 1 homolog, chloroplastic: MTVSHRRFQEGRKSESPLPLSFFPSAYCNFDAMFNLTGKHRCFAERNSSIIFSQCHRSMTTSKRVQDRSKKKRVHDLEIVTEKHKILSKILLLFEVLKKEPQRVISIRELDRYRTQINLPKPHKISGFLRKSPKLFELYKDHRGVLWVGMTKEAEGLVEEEEVIIEKHSDKAAEVVTRMLMMSVDKRLALDKIVHFRRDLGLPMDFRNHWVRRFPDHFRVVKPYKPYDESEYLELVNWRSSWAMTELERKALAVMQAPDDHVAGVLSLSFPMKFPPNYKQVLSRYKGKIEGFQKREYLSPYADARELKAGTLEFNKRAVAVMHELLSFTIGKRLVTDYLTHFRKEFVMPQKLMRLLLKHFGIFYVSERGKRFHVFLNSAYEDSELIEKHPLIVWREKVLSLVGYRKKKDTMDPLTDLKELEYNDTFESESEDESVQVDNNKQTIGSLEGDFPENESEMEIDEVCSAYRE; encoded by the coding sequence ATGACTGTTAGTCACAGAAGATTTCAGGAAGGGCGCAAGTCCGAGTCGCCGCTCCCGTTAAGTTTCTTCCCCTCTGCTTATTGTAATTTTGACGCAATGTTCAACCTTACTGGTAAACATCGGTGTTTTGCTGAACGAAATTCATCAATAATTTTCTCGCAATGTCACCGATCAATGACCACCAGTAAAAGAGTTCAAGACAGAAGCAAGAAGAAACGGGTACATGACCTTGAAATCGTCACAGAAAAACACAAAATACTCTCCAAAATCCTGTTACTATTTGAAGTCCTCAAAAAGGAGCCTCAACGAGTCATATCTATTAGGGAACTTGATCGTTACCGAACCCAAATTAACCTCCCTAAACCCCATAAAATCTCCGGTTTTTTACGGAAATCTCCTAAGCTTTTTGAACTCTATAAGGATCATAGAGGGGTTTTATGGGTTGGTATGACAAAGGAAGCTGAAGGCTTAGTAGAAGAAGAGGAGGTTATTATTGAAAAACATAGTGATAAAGCTGCAGAGGTTGTTACTAGGATGCTCATGATGTCGGTGGATAAGCGTcttgctttagataaaattgttCATTTCAGAAGAGATTTGGGGTTGCCAATGGATTTTAGGAACCATTGGGTGCGGAGGTTTCCTGATCACTTTCGAGTTGTGAAGCCGTATAAGCCTTATGACGAAAGTGAGTATTTAGAGCTTGTGAATTGGAGATCAAGTTGGGCTATGACGGAGTTGGAAAGAAAGGCGTTGGCGGTAATGCAGGCGCCGGATGATCACGTAGCTGGTGTTCTTTCATTGTCTTTCCCCATGAAATTCCCTCCTAATTATAAACAAGTGTTGTCTAGATATAAGGGGAAGATAGAGGGTTTTCAGAAGCGGGAATACTTGTCACCTTATGCAGATGCCAGGGAGTTAAAGGCTGGAACATTGGAGTTCAATAAGAGGGCAGTTGCAGTAATGCACGAGCTGCTGAGTTTTACGATAGGAAAGAGGTTGGTGACGGATTACTTAACGCATTTTAGGAAGGAGTTTGTAATGCCTCAGAAGCTGATGAGACTGTTGCTTAAACATTTTGGGATCTTTTATGTTTCAGAAAGGGGTAAAAGGTTTCATGTATTTCTCAATAGTGCTTATGAAGATTCTGAATTGATCGAGAAACACCCTCTTATTGTTTGGAGGGAAAAGGTTCTTAGTTTAGTTGGTTACAGAAAGAAGAAGGACACAATGGATCCTCTTACAGATTTGAAGGAATTAGAGTACAATGATACGTTTGAGAGCGAGTCAGAAGATGAAAGTGTTCAAGTGGATAATAACAAGCAGACCATAGGTAGTTTGGAGGGTGATTTTCCGGAAAATGAATCCGAGATGGAGATAGACGAAGTTTGTAGTGCATACAGGGAATGA
- the LOC107840737 gene encoding cytochrome c oxidase subunit 5C-2 produces MAGHRIAHATLKGPSVVKEIVIASVLGLAAGSVWKMHHWNEQRKVRSFYDLLEKGEISVVAEE; encoded by the coding sequence ATGGCCGGCCATAGGATTGCACATGCCACATTGAAAGGGCCTAGTGTTGTCAAGGAAATAGTTATTGCAAGTGTACTTGGTTTGGCTGCTGGAAGTGTCTGGAAGATGCACCACTGGAATGAGCAAAGAAAAGTTCGGTCattttatgacttgctggagaaGGGTGAAATAAGCGTAGTTGCTGAAGAATAA